In Eleutherodactylus coqui strain aEleCoq1 chromosome 4, aEleCoq1.hap1, whole genome shotgun sequence, the following are encoded in one genomic region:
- the LOC136624413 gene encoding gastrula zinc finger protein XlCGF26.1-like has translation MTFTIFISQLVKLEEDLIPIDATETHVRGYQPCKEGIPTDDPPDDDIRSSEEHLISSGFTVEDDGNIQDTHEEPAIIPDVSSALPSKHLSSDPFIEVPSSNSSQTSKQHNIYRREVKEETIVSGKKSFSCSECGKCFTQKLGLVRHHSIHTGVKPFSCSVCGKCFTQKSSLVEHLKIHTGERRFSCSVCGKCFTQKLGLVRHQRIHTGEKPFSCSECGKCFSQKSHLVYHQRIHTGEKSFPCSECGKCFSQKSHLVYHQRIHTGEKPFSCSECGKCFTQKLDVVRHQRIHTGEKPFACSECGKGFTMKLDLVGHQRIHTGEKPFSCSECGKCFTQKLGLVRHQRIHTGEKPFSCSECGKCFTMKLDLVGHQRIHTGEKSFSCSECGKCFTQKLGLVRHQRIHTGEKPFSCSECGKCFTSNTTLLTHQRIHTGKKSFQNVENVS, from the exons atgacttttacaatatttatttcacagctggtgaaactggaggaagatctgatccctattgatgctacagagacacatgtgagggggtatcagccgtgtaaggaggggattcctacagatgaccccccag atgacgacatCAGGAGCTCAGAGGAACATTTGATATCTTCAGGTTTTACAGTGGAAGATGATGGTAACATACAAGATACACACGaagagcctgccattatcccagatgtaTCCTCAGCTCTTCCCAGCAAACATCTGTCATCTGATCCTTTTATAGAGGTTCCATCTTCTAATTCATCACAGACTAGTAAGCAACATAACATTTACAGAAGAGAGGTTAAAGAAGAAACTATTGTCTCAGgcaagaagtcattttcatgttcggaatgtgggaaatgttttacccagaaattagGACTTGTTAGACATCACAgtattcacacaggagtgaagccattttcatgttctgtatgtgggaaatgttttacccagaaatcatcCCTTGTTGAACATCTGAaaattcacactggtgagaggcGATTTTcgtgttctgtctgtgggaaatgttttacccagaaattagGTCTTGTTAGacaccagagaattcacacaggagagaagccattttcatgttcagaatgtgggaaatgttttagccagaaatcacatcttgtttatcatcagagaattcacacaggagagaaatcatttccctgttcagaatgtgggaaatgttttagccagaaatcacatcttgtttatcatcaaagaattcacacaggagagaagccattttcatgttcagaatgcgggaaatgcTTTACCCAGAAATTAGAtgttgttagacatcagagaattcacacaggagagaagccatttgcatgttcagaatgtgggaaaggttttaccaTGAAATTAGATCTTGttggacatcagagaattcacacaggagagaagccattttcatgttcagaatgtgggaaatgttttacccagaaattaggtcttgttagacatcagagaattcacacaggagagaagccattttcatgttcagaatgtgggaaatgttttaccatgaAATTAGATCTTGttggacatcagagaattcacacaggagagaagtcattttcatgttcagaatgtgggaaatgttttacccagaaattaggtcttgttagacatcagagaattcacacaggagagaagccattttcatgttcagaatgtgggaaatgttttacaagtaATACAACTCTTCttacacatcaaagaattcacacagggaagaagtcaTTTCAGAATGTAGAAAATGTTTCTTga